The following is a genomic window from Nitrososphaerales archaeon.
ATAAGGAAGCGTTGAAGAGGAATAAGAGTATAAGAGAGCTCGTTGTTGATAAGGGACTAATGCGGAAAGATGTTGTAGATAAAGTGCTTAGCAAGAAGAATATTATCAAGAGCAAGTGATTCTCATGGCCAAAATATGGATTGAGGCCTATGGCTGTTCTGCAAGCATTGCAGATTCAGAGATGATGGCAGGATTGCTCAAGAATGCTGGTCATGAGATAGTCAAGGATGTAAACAAAGCAGATGTAAACGTGATAGTTACATGCGCGGTAAAGGACGCGACTGCAAATAGAATGGTTTACAGAATAAAATGGCTCACCAGAACTAGGAAGCCATTGGTAGCAGCTGGATGTCTGGCAAAGACAGAACCATACACAATTCAAAAATACAGCCCAAAGGCTAGCATGCTGGGGCCAGATGCCATAGATAGTACTTTGGAGGTTGTAAGTACAGCTCTCATGGGTAGGAAGCTTGTTGCACTTCATAGGTCATCTAGACCAAAGGTGAACATGCCTAGGGTAAGGCTAAACCCTATTGTAAGCATGGTAGAGATAGCTAGTGGTTGCCTTAGCGACTGCTCATTCTGCCAGACAAAGTTGGCAAAGGGGAAGGTAAAGAGCTACAGGATTGGAGATATAGTAAGGCAAGTGAGAAACGATGTGAGAGAGGGTTGCAGAGAAGTTTGGCTTACATCAACAGATAATGGAGCATATGGAAGGGATTTGAATTGTAACCTAGCTGATCTGTTGAGAAACATATGCGAGATTGAAGGTGATTTTATGGTTCGAGTTGGCATGATGAACCCAGCTTATGTACCATTTATGGCGGATGATCTTATTGAAGCGTATAGAAACGATAAGGTCTTCAAGTTTCTTCATATACCAGTACAGAGCGGCAGCGACAGATTGCTAAGATTGATGAAAAGAGGGCATAAAACATCGGTATTCGCGGATGTTGCTAAGAGATTCAGGAAAGAATTTACACATTTCACGATTGCAACTGATATTATAGTGGGATTTCCAAATGAGGATGGGAATGATTTCCAGCAAACGATCGATCTGATGAAGGAGATAGAGCCTGATGTGATAAACATATCAAAGTTCAGTGCAAGGCCTGGCACTGAGGCAAGCAAGATGAAAAGAGTAAATGTAAAGGTCGTAAAGGAAAGAACAAAACACCTTCATGAGATTGTAAATGCAATAAGTTACAGAAGAAATCTCTGCTGGGTTGGATGGCATGGAGAGATCCTCATTGATGAAATAAAGAATAATGGTGTGCAAGGAAGGAATTTCGCATACAAGCCAGTCTTTTTGAATGAAACAAACATTACACTAGGTTCCAAAGTTAATGTGAAAATAAATTCTGCTTTCAATCACTCATTGGTTGGAGAACTTGAGTTATCTGCCAGATCAACATTATTAGATCCATGATGCACTCTCAGTAAATCACTAATATTTTTTAAGACACATTTACTAGGATAGCAGGGGATAATTTGGGCGTTGAAATAAGAACTCCTGCAATAATTATTGGTGTTGGAGGTGCTGGAACAAGACTGGCTATGCAGGCACGAACAAAATTGAATGTAAGATGTCTTCTCATAAGCAATGACAGAAGAGATCTGAATAATAGTGATTGCGATAGTATTATTGTTGATGTTAAAAATCTGTTAAACCCATCTTCCAAGAGTATACGTGGGGCCGTTCTTGGGATGCGCAATGAGATAGCGGGTAAGATACAAGGATGCCTAACAGTTATAATTATAGGTAATTTGGCTGGCAGGGGAGGTACGGGTATAGCACCTCTGCTTGCGCGAATGGCAAAGCAAGAGGGTAAGAACGTGATCTCCTTCGTTATAATGCCCTTCAAGTTCGAGACAAACAAACTCTTCAGTGCCGGCGTATCCTTGAGAAGGATGAGAGAGTACTCTAACTGCCTTGTCATAGTTGATAATGATGCCTTGCTACACAATAACCCCGACCTGAGCGTAGAGGATTGCTACAGGATAACTAATAACGCTTTACTGGAAGTAATAGGTTCTCTAACATCAGGCATTTCATTGGGTGAAGAGACGAATCTGCTGTGTACAGGCAAAGATTCTGTTAGCGATGTTGAATCTGCCCTCAAGGATTCATTCAAGATGTTATATAGCGATGTTGCTGACCCTGGTGATGTTAGGAGAGCGATGCTGTACGTTATGGGGGGAGACAAGGTGCCTGTAGGCACTCTTTATTCGCTCGTTAGCAGTGTGCATAACATACTTGGCAAGGATGGTACTGAGGTTGGCTTGTCATTATCATCGGGATCTCAAGGCTTGAGAGTGTTGCTGATGGCGTCTGTTCTTGAGAAAACCAGATTCGACAGCTACGACCCGTTGAATATCATACCACGAGAGTCGGTTATGGACTGGGACGAAATAGAATGTGACCTAAAGCTTGAATCCAGTTTGCCGCGAATTGATTGATATCTTCCTAAATTGTCACAGATTTTAGTCTTTATATACTCTTTATATGAATCCGTTAACCCTGGATTGAACTTGCAATCGATGATCCACCTAACCATTCAATACTAAAACATAATGATTTTTAGTTGGTATCGTAGATGTGTAACATGGAATATGTGACGTATGAGGAATTCGCGAAACTTGATCTGAGAGTTGGAAAGGTGTTAAAGGTTGAAAGGATCAAAGGCCTTACTAAAATTATGAAGGCGGTTGTTGACTTGGGCAGTGAAAAAAGAGAGCTTATAGTGGGAGGAGCAGAGTATTATGAGCCTGAATATTTCATTAATAGGACTGTTATAGTAGTTGCAAATCTTGCACCGAAAAAAGTTGCGGGCATACTGTCAAATGGTATGTTGCTCGCTGCTGATGTTGGTGGGAAACCTGTATGGTTGACATCTACAGAAGAAGCTCCGCCTGGAAGTAAAATATCTTAAGCAATACCGGGGGTAAATCCTGTTCGTTCCTTCGTAACGTCATTTGGAGCAACATCTTCCTGAACCTCTAGCCCTTTCGTATTGATTTCTGTATTAATCATGCGAGCAATTACCTTTACTATACTTCTTGCAGCAGCGTTCTGTGGAACATTTGGGTTGTCTATTTCGGCAAAAAGTCCTAAACCCTGAATATTTCGCTTGGCCGCAAATCCAAGTATAAGGCCGTTGAACCAAGTTACTGAATTGATCTCGCTTCCAAGTCTTTGCACATTGTACTTTTCAAGTTCTTTTAGGAGGTCAGTATTATTTGCTGTTCCGTAAACTTTTGGATCTCCGAGCACTTCCTGCTTCAAGTAACCGCCGGCGGAATAAAGGCGTTTAATATTTCCATACTCTTGCAGAGTATCAAGTAAGAGGTGGCATAGCGCGTATAGCTCATGTGTATCCTGCGGTTGTGTGTCCCCCGTAAATATAATCATGGAGTTTTGTTTATCTGCATAAATTCTATACATATCTATATGCAAGCTTACGATTCCATTCTCATATTTTACCCAAGGTTTTTCTACAGACTCTATCTCTGCTACAAGTTTTGCATCAAGCTGTTTCGCTAAAAAACCGGAGACCAATCCCCCAACCCTCCCCATGTCTGGCAGCGATGCTACCAGAATTATGTCATCCATCTTAATATCCTCAATCCGCCTAAGTTTCATCATTTCAATCTATTCGCCTTCTCGATAAATGCAAGTATGCCCGTATAATCTAGCTTACCGAAGCCTGCGTTGGTTGCATCTGCATAAACTTCGTTTGCAAGCAGAGCCAATGGAAGCGACATGTTAAATGCTTTGGCAGCCTCATTTATTGTGTCAAGATCTTTCTTCATCATCTCTAGAGTAAAAGTCGCTTCAAAGTTGTTCTTTATCATCTTCGGACCCTTGTTTTCGCTCATACCAGTTTTGAAGTATGTTGAATTCAGTATTTGCAAAAATAATTCAGGATCCAGATCGGCACCCTTTACAAGTGTAATACCCTCGGATAGTGCCAGAGCAATCATTGCTATTTGTAAGTTTAGTGCTAGCTTCATTGCATGTGCCGACCCGTTATCTCCTATGTAAAATGTCTTATTTGCTATGACATCAAAAACATTCTTGTATATTTCATAAACTTCTCTATTCCCTCCGATCATCAATACCAGCTGTCCTTCTTCTGCGACCTTTGGACCGCCCATCACAGGCGTGTCAAGCATGTTTATACCGTTTTCCATGAATCGTTTTGCTATAGCTTTTGATGCCACTGGGTTGATAGTGCTCATATCTGCCACTGTAAGATCCTCGTGCTTCCCATACACTATTCCATTTGCGCCGAAAGACACGGCTTCAACAGCAGCGGCATCCTTAACTACAGTTATTACCAAATTGGAGGCTTCTGCAACAGCTTTTGGAGTATCCACTACGATAGCACCTAAATTACTGAGCGTTCTTGCTTTCTCTTGTGTTCTATTGTAAACAGTTAATGTATAACCAGTCTTCAGAAGCCTCGTAGCAACAGCCTTCCCCATTATACCGGTACCAATGATGCCTATGTTCATGTAATACACTTATCTTACTTATGATATTTGTCTTTCCAGCTAAACAAGTGAATGAACATGTAATAAAACCATCATTGTATACTATTTTCATATGCTGGTTATTTACGGTTAGGTTAACCGTTTAAATAAGCAATTATTAAAGTATACATATGGCACAAAATTATCAGAGAGCTAGGCAGGTTGCAAGAAACGTACTTAATAGCAAAGCGTTCAGCGTTGAAGAAAGAGAGGCGATGAAGGATCTTAAGGAACTTGACGATGATGAAATAATTTACGTTGTGGCTTGGCTCAAGGGCGCAGCACTAGCATCCAGCATAGTATCAGATTTTCAGCACAATTTAAAATGAGTTAATCTGATGTTACTTAATATCAAATTTTAAATTAAGCTCAAAGTTCTACAGTCTTCGCTATGCGTTGCACCAATAGAAAATTGTTCATGCATGGCGTGGCCTCCGTAGTATAGTGGTTAGTATAGAGGGCTGTGGTCATTATTGGCAGACACCCTTTGGCCGGGGTTCGATTCCCCGCGGAGGCCCTCTCAATGTGGGTTCGACTCCCTCCAAGACAACCTTGCCGCTTGGCAATGTGCCGACAAACTTCCATCCCTGTAAAATCAATTGCTCTGCTTCTTCACTTGTTGCTACCCTCTGAATCAGGTATTGCAGACGCCTAGTAACCTAAGCATCTCTTGCACCTTTTCAGGAGTAGCCTCTTCTATTTTTCTATGCAGTTGTTCTTTTTGCTTGAGTAAAGGATCTTCTTCACTCAATTCCAGGTCCAAGAACTTTTCACTTCGTTTGAACGCTTCGCACATTTCATCTATCAGTGCTTCTGGTAAGATTCCTTTGTTTGTCGTATACTTCGCTTCTATCGTCCCCTTGTGCCCCATGAAGAACACACGGAAGTCATGCGCTATCTTTCCTCTTGATTCTGCTATCAGCAGCTGCGTATCGAAGTATGCTCTCAGCACGTATGGTCGCCACTGAAACCTTGGCCTGAAAGTTTTTCTGATCTTCCTGCATATTCGTTGCGTCGGAAGGAATGATTTTCCTCCGTTATTGCCACGATAGGTTCCGTAATTTTTGTCAGGTGCTATTACTGGCGAATTTGCTGTCAGTGGTTCTCCGTGTGCAAGTCTGTCGTTCAGATACGCAAGCAGCCTCTTGGTTCCCTGCGAAGTCAAGAAGGTGAAGTACTGGTGTCTTGCTTTTGACAGAGTTTTCCTTACGATTATTCTCGGCGGTGTTCGCAGACACTTTGCCACGCCCTGTACGATTGCGATATCGGGCAGATCCTTCATCATCAGACCGTCAGTTCCGTCATTGTTGCCGAGCACCTCTGGCCTCAATCCTGCTTTTGCAATCAGCGATATTGCTGCCCCTTCTCTGAGCGATGCCCTGCTGAATATCTCTGCCATCTCTGCAGCTTCCGGAACTCTCTCCTCTTCAAGCGTTGGTGTGCTGTCGGAGTTCTTCACCTTTATCCTTCTCTTTATTTCGATCTCAAAGTGTCGCAGCCATGACCTTACAGTTTTTACAACCTGCTCTGTGTGACCTGGTGCGTAGTGCTTCTCTTCCATCCATGTGACGTGGTCTTCCAATAGGTTTGTCAAACTTCTGATGTCTTTCATTCCGAGTTCGATGATCTGCATTGGTGTCATCTGGTGTATGTCGCAGAATCTGCTCAGCGTTTTCAATCTGTTGTAGGCTGTTATCTCGCTGCCTCTGGCGAGATTGTCGTACCATCTTTTGACCTCAATGTTGGCAAGGAGTCTCTTTATCTTGCCTTCACGTTTCGTCTTCTGTTTGGCAGTAGTTACTTGATACAGTTTTTCTGTTCTCATTTCCCATGTATCAGACCGCTCGCGGGTCTCTATTTGCGGGCAGTCCTCATCGATACTAGTATATGCAGAGTTGCTATTTAGCTTTGGCTCGTTAGCGATCTTTTTCAATCCTTTTCCACTCGACTCTTGATTTGTATTGCGTGTAGTGCAAACGAATTGGTGGCTCGTCAATGTACATGATGACAGTAAAAAATTCTTTATCCTTCTGTACTACCTTGCAACATCTCGCTATACGTGACACGAACTCATCTGCAACCCCAAGCAATCCCTTCAGGGCGTAGTAGATTATCTTATCATCAGGATAGTCTGATACTGATTTCCTTTTAATCTGACCTCACCTTGTGCTCCGCAGGAAATAGTGAAATATGGATAGCGAACCAGCTCTCTAACGCTTCTTCGGTGTAATGGTCTAGAGCAGGAACCACATAACCACAAATGCTGCAGTAGCACCACGCCCTGTCACCCGAATACTCTTTTACTTCAAGCGTCAAGCCATCCTTCTGGATTTTGTAGCCCACAGGAACTTGTGACATCAGTATTCCACATCCTCTATGCTGTCTGCAGGAAGGCATCTGTCATGTCCTAGTTTCCTCAATTTTTCAGCACGCAGGATGTCTGCATCTGACGGCTCAAGGTCAAA
Proteins encoded in this region:
- a CDS encoding PAC2 family protein, translating into MKLRRIEDIKMDDIILVASLPDMGRVGGLVSGFLAKQLDAKLVAEIESVEKPWVKYENGIVSLHIDMYRIYADKQNSMIIFTGDTQPQDTHELYALCHLLLDTLQEYGNIKRLYSAGGYLKQEVLGDPKVYGTANNTDLLKELEKYNVQRLGSEINSVTWFNGLILGFAAKRNIQGLGLFAEIDNPNVPQNAAARSIVKVIARMINTEINTKGLEVQEDVAPNDVTKERTGFTPGIA
- a CDS encoding methionine--tRNA ligase, which produces MEYVTYEEFAKLDLRVGKVLKVERIKGLTKIMKAVVDLGSEKRELIVGGAEYYEPEYFINRTVIVVANLAPKKVAGILSNGMLLAADVGGKPVWLTSTEEAPPGSKIS
- a CDS encoding tRNA (N(6)-L-threonylcarbamoyladenosine(37)-C(2))-methylthiotransferase — protein: MAKIWIEAYGCSASIADSEMMAGLLKNAGHEIVKDVNKADVNVIVTCAVKDATANRMVYRIKWLTRTRKPLVAAGCLAKTEPYTIQKYSPKASMLGPDAIDSTLEVVSTALMGRKLVALHRSSRPKVNMPRVRLNPIVSMVEIASGCLSDCSFCQTKLAKGKVKSYRIGDIVRQVRNDVREGCREVWLTSTDNGAYGRDLNCNLADLLRNICEIEGDFMVRVGMMNPAYVPFMADDLIEAYRNDKVFKFLHIPVQSGSDRLLRLMKRGHKTSVFADVAKRFRKEFTHFTIATDIIVGFPNEDGNDFQQTIDLMKEIEPDVINISKFSARPGTEASKMKRVNVKVVKERTKHLHEIVNAISYRRNLCWVGWHGEILIDEIKNNGVQGRNFAYKPVFLNETNITLGSKVNVKINSAFNHSLVGELELSARSTLLDP
- a CDS encoding NAD(P)-dependent oxidoreductase, producing MNIGIIGTGIMGKAVATRLLKTGYTLTVYNRTQEKARTLSNLGAIVVDTPKAVAEASNLVITVVKDAAAVEAVSFGANGIVYGKHEDLTVADMSTINPVASKAIAKRFMENGINMLDTPVMGGPKVAEEGQLVLMIGGNREVYEIYKNVFDVIANKTFYIGDNGSAHAMKLALNLQIAMIALALSEGITLVKGADLDPELFLQILNSTYFKTGMSENKGPKMIKNNFEATFTLEMMKKDLDTINEAAKAFNMSLPLALLANEVYADATNAGFGKLDYTGILAFIEKANRLK